Proteins encoded within one genomic window of Amycolatopsis nigrescens CSC17Ta-90:
- a CDS encoding PPA1309 family protein: MAESENQPADANVAAIAREVEEFVASGGWDQPPQLFALVPTEALLREQPELAEQLDPDSHLTPVAQEQLPDGDLAESLARIAWPDAVVGCALAQEIIVLPPDAEAELPGEDTDAERLRQAAADHPRRTEARLVAAVVRAGTGACVMRLRGVSRPDDDESGTEPIDEIIEHPELAPNLLDALRATFAP; encoded by the coding sequence ATGGCAGAGAGCGAGAACCAGCCGGCGGACGCGAACGTGGCGGCGATCGCCCGCGAGGTCGAGGAGTTCGTGGCGAGCGGTGGCTGGGACCAGCCGCCGCAGTTGTTCGCCCTAGTACCGACCGAAGCACTGCTTCGCGAACAACCCGAACTGGCCGAGCAGCTCGACCCGGACAGCCACCTCACCCCGGTCGCCCAGGAACAGCTGCCCGATGGTGACCTGGCCGAGTCGCTGGCCAGGATCGCCTGGCCGGACGCGGTAGTCGGCTGTGCGCTGGCCCAGGAGATCATCGTGCTGCCGCCGGACGCCGAGGCCGAACTGCCCGGCGAAGACACCGACGCCGAACGGCTGCGCCAAGCCGCCGCGGACCATCCCCGGCGCACCGAGGCGCGACTGGTGGCCGCGGTGGTGCGCGCCGGAACCGGTGCGTGCGTGATGCGGCTGCGCGGAGTCAGCCGCCCGGACGACGACGAAAGCGGCACGGAACCGATCGACGAGATCATCGAGCACCCAGAACTCGCCCCGAACCTGCTGGACGCGCTCCGAGCCACCTTCGCTCCCTAG
- a CDS encoding S16 family serine protease, with protein sequence MSEPRDEAAAPGAGQASTVQPDWSHHIPPPEKDERTRLTRRGWTVLLSGALVLVFGLVGALVRVPYVAIGPGPTYDTLGEASGQPVIQIDGQQTYPTSGELRMTTVSINDEMTLFGALGLWVSGRYALAPREEYFKPGESDEQVKRENVKQFEDSQSNAEVAALRHLGFPTKVLANNLVPGSPADHVLSAGDRLLMVNGKRIVNEEDVRAALAGTLPGETISVSFQHEGQPERTESLTLAQNPDRPEGFIGLAPIDRADVPFDVKIQLQDVGGPSAGLMFALAIVDRLTPGEMVAGEHVAGTGEITEKGEVGPIGGISFKVVGAREAGATVFLTPAANCAEAAAAVPDGLKLVKVTTLDSALTALDDLRTGRPAPSC encoded by the coding sequence GTGAGTGAGCCCCGCGACGAAGCCGCAGCCCCAGGTGCCGGGCAGGCGAGCACAGTGCAGCCGGACTGGTCCCACCATATTCCGCCACCAGAGAAAGACGAGCGCACGCGCCTGACCCGACGCGGCTGGACGGTACTGCTCAGCGGCGCGCTGGTGCTGGTGTTCGGGCTGGTCGGCGCGCTGGTCCGGGTGCCTTACGTCGCGATCGGCCCAGGCCCGACCTACGACACGCTCGGCGAAGCCTCCGGTCAGCCGGTGATCCAGATCGACGGGCAGCAGACCTATCCCACCTCGGGCGAGCTCCGCATGACCACCGTTTCGATCAACGACGAGATGACGCTGTTCGGTGCGCTCGGGCTGTGGGTGAGCGGCCGGTATGCGCTGGCACCGCGCGAGGAGTACTTCAAGCCCGGCGAGAGCGACGAGCAGGTCAAGCGGGAGAACGTCAAGCAGTTCGAAGACTCGCAGAGCAACGCCGAGGTCGCCGCGCTGCGACACCTCGGCTTCCCGACGAAGGTGCTGGCGAACAACCTCGTTCCCGGCAGCCCCGCCGACCACGTGCTCTCCGCCGGCGACCGGCTGCTGATGGTGAACGGCAAGCGGATCGTGAACGAGGAGGACGTCCGCGCCGCGCTGGCCGGCACCCTGCCCGGCGAGACGATCTCGGTCAGCTTCCAGCACGAAGGCCAGCCGGAGCGCACCGAGTCGCTGACACTGGCGCAGAACCCGGACCGGCCGGAGGGCTTCATCGGCCTCGCGCCGATCGACCGGGCGGACGTGCCGTTCGACGTCAAGATCCAGCTGCAGGACGTGGGCGGGCCGTCCGCCGGGCTGATGTTCGCGCTGGCCATCGTGGACCGGCTGACCCCCGGTGAAATGGTGGCGGGCGAGCACGTCGCGGGCACCGGCGAGATCACCGAGAAGGGCGAGGTCGGCCCGATCGGCGGCATCTCGTTCAAGGTGGTGGGTGCGCGCGAGGCCGGCGCCACGGTCTTCCTCACCCCGGCGGCCAACTGCGCCGAGGCGGCCGCGGCGGTGCCGGACGGGCTGAAACTGGTCAAGGTGACGACCCTGGACAGCGCGCTGACCGCGCTCGACGACCTGCGGACGGGGCGGCCGGCGCCGTCCTGCTGA
- a CDS encoding zinc-dependent metalloprotease: MSDLPFGFGPSDPDKRPDNEPSSGGGQQPGTGPEAFNQLGQMLSQLGQMLSQAGSSSGPVNYDLAKQIALQKLSGSGDAKIGFASTGTSGDSATAVRDAAHLAELWLDAATILPAGANTTKAWSAREWVEQTLPTWQRLCDPVAQQVSGAWVEALPAEAKQAAGPLLSMVGQMGGMAFGSQLGNALAQLASEVLTSTEVGLPLGPTSTSALLPANIEKFTEGLELPGSEVLVFLAAREAAHQRLFTHVSWLRQRLLATVEEFAHGITVDTSALEQLAGQMDPSNPASIEEAMSSGLLEPQTTPEQQAALNRLETLLALVEGWVDVVVGEAVGDRLPGAGALRETLRRRRATGGPAEQTFATLVGLELRPRRMRAAAALWKLVGDQHGAEKRDGLWSHPDLMPTADDLDDPMAFAERLGSEGGDGGSLDGLDPMAELERTQRAEDEAKKADKPDEDGDDKQA, encoded by the coding sequence ATGAGCGATCTCCCGTTCGGCTTCGGACCGTCCGATCCCGACAAGCGTCCTGACAACGAGCCGTCGTCAGGCGGCGGTCAGCAGCCCGGCACGGGCCCAGAAGCCTTCAACCAGCTGGGACAGATGCTGAGCCAGCTCGGTCAGATGCTGAGCCAGGCGGGCAGTTCCTCCGGGCCGGTCAACTACGACCTGGCCAAGCAGATCGCACTGCAGAAGCTTTCCGGCAGCGGGGACGCCAAGATCGGCTTCGCCTCCACCGGCACTTCCGGCGACTCGGCGACGGCCGTGCGCGACGCCGCGCACCTGGCCGAGCTGTGGCTGGACGCGGCGACGATCCTGCCCGCCGGCGCCAACACCACCAAAGCCTGGTCCGCCCGCGAATGGGTGGAGCAGACCCTGCCGACCTGGCAGCGGCTGTGCGACCCGGTGGCGCAGCAGGTTTCCGGCGCCTGGGTGGAGGCGCTGCCCGCCGAGGCCAAGCAGGCCGCCGGCCCGCTGCTGTCCATGGTCGGCCAGATGGGCGGCATGGCCTTCGGCTCCCAGCTCGGCAACGCGCTGGCGCAGCTCGCGTCCGAGGTGCTCACCTCCACCGAGGTCGGCCTGCCGCTCGGCCCCACGTCGACGTCGGCTCTGCTGCCCGCGAACATCGAGAAGTTCACCGAAGGCCTGGAGCTGCCCGGCAGCGAGGTGCTGGTGTTCCTCGCCGCACGCGAAGCGGCACACCAGCGGCTGTTCACCCACGTGTCCTGGCTGCGGCAGCGGCTGCTGGCCACGGTCGAGGAGTTCGCGCACGGCATCACGGTGGACACCTCCGCCCTGGAGCAGCTCGCCGGTCAGATGGACCCGAGCAATCCGGCGAGCATCGAAGAGGCCATGTCCTCCGGGCTGCTCGAACCGCAGACCACACCAGAGCAGCAGGCCGCGCTGAACCGGCTGGAGACCCTGCTCGCACTGGTCGAAGGCTGGGTGGACGTGGTGGTCGGCGAGGCAGTCGGTGACCGGCTGCCCGGTGCCGGGGCGCTGCGCGAGACGCTGCGCCGCCGACGGGCCACCGGCGGGCCGGCCGAGCAGACCTTCGCCACCCTGGTCGGCCTGGAGCTGCGGCCCCGCCGGATGCGGGCCGCCGCCGCGCTGTGGAAGCTGGTCGGTGACCAGCACGGCGCCGAGAAGCGTGACGGCCTCTGGTCGCACCCGGACCTGATGCCGACCGCCGACGACCTGGACGACCCGATGGCCTTCGCCGAGCGGCTGGGCTCCGAGGGCGGCGACGGTGGCAGCCTTGACGGCCTGGACCCGATGGCCGAGCTGGAACGCACCCAGCGCGCCGAGGACGAGGCGAAGAAGGCCGACAAGCCGGACGAAGACGGGGACGACAAGCAGGCCTGA
- a CDS encoding M48 family metallopeptidase, which yields MPHTPQQKVEVRRSARRRRTVTAYREGDTLVVLIPAKMSRAEEAHWVAEMERKLQRTESRRASPARASDKALEARCAELSARHLGGAAGPSSVRWVPPMRTRWASCTPADRTIRVSERLRDVPSWVLDYVLVHELAHLQVAGHNAAFWALVGRYPKTERAIGYLEGLSAAAGWGIAEADKLD from the coding sequence ATCCCCCATACCCCACAGCAAAAGGTCGAAGTACGGCGTAGCGCCCGGCGCCGCCGCACGGTGACCGCATATCGGGAAGGCGACACCCTGGTGGTGCTCATCCCGGCCAAGATGAGCCGGGCCGAGGAAGCGCACTGGGTCGCCGAAATGGAGCGCAAGCTCCAGCGCACGGAGAGCAGGCGAGCGTCGCCGGCACGGGCGTCCGACAAGGCACTGGAAGCCAGGTGCGCGGAGCTCTCCGCGCGGCACCTCGGTGGCGCGGCAGGCCCGAGCAGCGTGCGCTGGGTGCCGCCGATGCGCACCCGATGGGCCTCGTGCACACCAGCGGACCGGACCATCCGGGTGAGCGAACGACTCCGGGACGTGCCGTCCTGGGTGCTGGACTACGTGCTGGTGCACGAGCTGGCACACCTGCAAGTAGCCGGGCACAACGCGGCGTTCTGGGCACTGGTCGGGCGCTACCCGAAGACCGAGCGTGCCATCGGATACCTGGAAGGGCTGTCCGCGGCGGCGGGCTGGGGCATCGCGGAGGCGGACAAGCTGGACTGA